One part of the Phaenicophaeus curvirostris isolate KB17595 chromosome 2, BPBGC_Pcur_1.0, whole genome shotgun sequence genome encodes these proteins:
- the LOC138717284 gene encoding WD repeat and coiled-coil-containing protein isoform X1, with protein sequence MELGKAKLLRTGLNALHQAIHPVHGIAWTDGKQVILTSLHLHNGEPKFGDSSVVGQFEHVHGLYWGPGPPDAPALLAVQHKKHITIWELCFNVTERNKLLVSQICDISETFPVLPQGCVWHPKKEILAVLTTRDASVLHSVHLNNSRIKADIKGSGLIHCACWTKEGNRLVVGVGSALHSYVWDDAQKTLNACSFCPIFDVGGYICAVEATLNFQVAVATELPLDKICGLNAGVAFEVPASVETESFPSQSSLCGEEEYSMDGGKKSLDSEKSLSVTSPVDLTHILSSKQGADSSPLLHLRPKDYLTGSGQDSSHLILVTFERKVTSTKKVSIPGILVPDIMAFDPKTQTVSVASNTCNVILVYSLTASNLPNIQQIQLEKNEKPKGLCFLTNKLLLILVGRQKFTDPAFLPSSRSDKYIIRLIIKELIFEVGPSTSPLFNGSSCLNLSSVPRDLSTDVHPLSHGLLIPDRAAIQSPTSRRKLIEEIKSPIYEQSCLLNVGDRKDKKISMNFPPAIESLDAEPVNRTLALSATSLASSNKPTSPKRQTDAAFKIPNSYKNNLLSEKEASYFSRNVERLSGNFTELQHHLCELTELLKSGKRNLSMYPSSQEPSFINITCQRQLSRSDSDERRAVILCGGKLRLDIVQQIFNLSLVEMQHGSSWIVLTTDSEGFVPLTFTPTQEVVIRDASAKGYSARSSKTLDIISSTEGCRAASSESLDITSSLEVLRDCPSKALDSSGPSEQPSSNV encoded by the exons ATGGAGCTGGGAAAGGCAAAGCTTCTGAGAACTGGCCTTAATGCCTTACACCAAGCAATTCACCCTGTGCATGGTATTGCCTGGACAGATGGGAAACAGGTGATCCTGACTTCTCTTCACCTTCATAACGGAGAACCCAAATTTGGTGACTCGAGTGTTGTGGGTCAGTTTGAACATGTCCATGGACTCTACTGGGGCCCGGGTCCCCCTGATGCCCCAGCTCTGCTCGCCGTTCAGCATAAAAAGCATATCACCATCTGGGAGCTCTGTTTTAAtgttacagaaagaaacaagctCTTAGTTTCTCAGATATGCGACATCAGCGAGACATTTCCAGTGCTTCCCCAGGGCTGCGTGTGGCATCCGAAGAAGGAGATCTTGGCTGTGCTGACTACACGGGATGCCTCTGTCTTGCACTCGGTTCATCTCAACAACTCCAGAATTAAAGCAGATATTAAAGGCAGTGGTCTCATCCACTGCGCTTGCTGGACGAAGGAAGGCAATCGCTTAGTAGTGGGAGTAGGCAGTGCCCTTCATTCTTATGTTTGGGATGACGCTCAGAAAACACTGAATGCTTGTTCTTTTTGCCCCATCTTTGATGTGGGAGGCTACATCTGTGCTGTGGAAGCTACTCTGAATTTCCAAGTTGCAGTTGCCACTGAGCTTCCTCTAGACAAGATCTGCGGTTTAAATGCTGGTGTTGCATTTGAAGTTCCAGCGAGCGTGGAAACGGAGTCCTTCCCCTCACAGTCCAGCTTATGCGGTGAGGAAGAGTATTCCATGGATGGGGGGAAGAAGTCACTGGACTCTGAGAAGTCCTTGTCTGTTACATCTCCAGTGGATCTAACTCACATTCTTTCTAGCAAGCAGGGTGCCGATTCCAGCCCTCTCCTTCATCTGAGGCCCAAGGACTACCTGACGGGAAGTGGCCAGGATTCTTCGCATCTCATCTTGGTGACTTTTGAAAGGAAGGTTACCTCTACCAAAAAAGTTAGCATCCCAGGCATTCTGGTTCCTGATATCATGGCTTTTGATCCCAAAACACAAACTGTATCAGTTGCCTCCAACACTTGTAATGTTATTTTGGTCTATTCGCTGACTGCTTCTAATTTACCCAATATTCAACAAATTCaactagaaaaaaatgagaaaccaAAAGGGCTTTGCTTCTTGACCAATAAATTGTTACTGATACTGGTTGGAAGACAAAAATTCACTGACCCTGCATTTCTTCCCTCTTCAAGATCAGACAAATATATAATCCGTTTGATTATTAAGGAGCTAATATTTGAAGTGGGTCCTTCCACATCTCCATTATTTAATGGGAGCTCCTGTTTGAACCTCTCAAGTGTACCTCGTGATCTCTCTACAGACGTCCACCCTCTCAGCCATGGACTCCTGATACCAGATCGTGCTGCTATTCAGTCCCCTACCAGCAGAAGGAAACTCATTGAAGAAATTAAGAGTCCTATTTATGAACAAAGCTGCTTGTTGAATGTGGGTGACCGTAAAGATAAAAAGATTTCCATGAATTTTCCTCCAGCTATTGAGTCTCTCGATGCCGAACCGGTTAATCGGACTCTGGCATTGTCTGCGACATCACTGGCGTCTTCGAACAAGCCAACATCTCCAAAAAGGCAGACAGACGCAGCTTTCAAAATACCAAATTCTTACAAGAATAACCTGTTGAGTGAAAAGGAGGCCAGTTACTTCTCCAGAAATGTGGAAAGACTGTCTGGAAACTTCACAGAATTACAGCATCATCTCTGTGAATTAACTGAGCTGCTAAAATCTGGGAAGAGAAATCTTTCAATGTACCCATCTTCTCAGGAACCCTCTTTTATTAACATCACCTGCCAG aggcagctttccagaagtGATTCAGATGAAAGACGAGCTGTTATTCTTTGTGGTGGTAAACTCCGTCTAGATATAGTCCAGCAGATATTCAATCTCTCTCTTGTAGAAATGCAACATG GTTCCTCTTGGATTGTTCTCACCACAGACAGTGAGGGCTTTGTGCCGCTGACATTCACCCCTACGCAGGAGGTAGTCATCCGAGATGCCAGTGCGAAGGGCTACAGCGCCCGTTCCTCCAAAACCTTGGACATCATCAGTTCTACAGAAGGGTGTCGAGCTGCTTCTTCCGAAAGTCTGGATATCACGAGTTCTTTGGAAGTCCTCAGAGACTGCCCCTCCAAGGCTCTAGACAGCAGTGGTCCTTCAGAGCAGCCCAGCAGTAACGTGTGA
- the LOC138717284 gene encoding WD repeat and coiled-coil-containing protein isoform X2 produces the protein MELGKAKLLRTGLNALHQAIHPVHGIAWTDGKQVILTSLHLHNGEPKFGDSSVVGQFEHVHGLYWGPGPPDAPALLAVQHKKHITIWELCFNVTERNKLLVSQICDISETFPVLPQGCVWHPKKEILAVLTTRDASVLHSVHLNNSRIKADIKGSGLIHCACWTKEGNRLVVGVGSALHSYVWDDAQKTLNACSFCPIFDVGGYICAVEATLNFQVAVATELPLDKICGLNAGVAFEVPASVETESFPSQSSLCGEEEYSMDGGKKSLDSEKSLSVTSPVDLTHILSSKQGADSSPLLHLRPKDYLTGSGQDSSHLILVTFERKVTSTKKVSIPGILVPDIMAFDPKTQTVSVASNTCNVILVYSLTASNLPNIQQIQLEKNEKPKGLCFLTNKLLLILVGRQKFTDPAFLPSSRSDKYIIRLIIKELIFEVGPSTSPLFNGSSCLNLSSVPRDLSTDVHPLSHGLLIPDRAAIQSPTSRRKLIEEIKSPIYEQSCLLNVGDRKDKKISMNFPPAIESLDAEPVNRTLALSATSLASSNKPTSPKRQTDAAFKIPNSYKNNLLSEKEASYFSRNVERLSGNFTELQHHLCELTELLKSGKRNLSMYPSSQEPSFINITCQVPLGLFSPQTVRALCR, from the exons ATGGAGCTGGGAAAGGCAAAGCTTCTGAGAACTGGCCTTAATGCCTTACACCAAGCAATTCACCCTGTGCATGGTATTGCCTGGACAGATGGGAAACAGGTGATCCTGACTTCTCTTCACCTTCATAACGGAGAACCCAAATTTGGTGACTCGAGTGTTGTGGGTCAGTTTGAACATGTCCATGGACTCTACTGGGGCCCGGGTCCCCCTGATGCCCCAGCTCTGCTCGCCGTTCAGCATAAAAAGCATATCACCATCTGGGAGCTCTGTTTTAAtgttacagaaagaaacaagctCTTAGTTTCTCAGATATGCGACATCAGCGAGACATTTCCAGTGCTTCCCCAGGGCTGCGTGTGGCATCCGAAGAAGGAGATCTTGGCTGTGCTGACTACACGGGATGCCTCTGTCTTGCACTCGGTTCATCTCAACAACTCCAGAATTAAAGCAGATATTAAAGGCAGTGGTCTCATCCACTGCGCTTGCTGGACGAAGGAAGGCAATCGCTTAGTAGTGGGAGTAGGCAGTGCCCTTCATTCTTATGTTTGGGATGACGCTCAGAAAACACTGAATGCTTGTTCTTTTTGCCCCATCTTTGATGTGGGAGGCTACATCTGTGCTGTGGAAGCTACTCTGAATTTCCAAGTTGCAGTTGCCACTGAGCTTCCTCTAGACAAGATCTGCGGTTTAAATGCTGGTGTTGCATTTGAAGTTCCAGCGAGCGTGGAAACGGAGTCCTTCCCCTCACAGTCCAGCTTATGCGGTGAGGAAGAGTATTCCATGGATGGGGGGAAGAAGTCACTGGACTCTGAGAAGTCCTTGTCTGTTACATCTCCAGTGGATCTAACTCACATTCTTTCTAGCAAGCAGGGTGCCGATTCCAGCCCTCTCCTTCATCTGAGGCCCAAGGACTACCTGACGGGAAGTGGCCAGGATTCTTCGCATCTCATCTTGGTGACTTTTGAAAGGAAGGTTACCTCTACCAAAAAAGTTAGCATCCCAGGCATTCTGGTTCCTGATATCATGGCTTTTGATCCCAAAACACAAACTGTATCAGTTGCCTCCAACACTTGTAATGTTATTTTGGTCTATTCGCTGACTGCTTCTAATTTACCCAATATTCAACAAATTCaactagaaaaaaatgagaaaccaAAAGGGCTTTGCTTCTTGACCAATAAATTGTTACTGATACTGGTTGGAAGACAAAAATTCACTGACCCTGCATTTCTTCCCTCTTCAAGATCAGACAAATATATAATCCGTTTGATTATTAAGGAGCTAATATTTGAAGTGGGTCCTTCCACATCTCCATTATTTAATGGGAGCTCCTGTTTGAACCTCTCAAGTGTACCTCGTGATCTCTCTACAGACGTCCACCCTCTCAGCCATGGACTCCTGATACCAGATCGTGCTGCTATTCAGTCCCCTACCAGCAGAAGGAAACTCATTGAAGAAATTAAGAGTCCTATTTATGAACAAAGCTGCTTGTTGAATGTGGGTGACCGTAAAGATAAAAAGATTTCCATGAATTTTCCTCCAGCTATTGAGTCTCTCGATGCCGAACCGGTTAATCGGACTCTGGCATTGTCTGCGACATCACTGGCGTCTTCGAACAAGCCAACATCTCCAAAAAGGCAGACAGACGCAGCTTTCAAAATACCAAATTCTTACAAGAATAACCTGTTGAGTGAAAAGGAGGCCAGTTACTTCTCCAGAAATGTGGAAAGACTGTCTGGAAACTTCACAGAATTACAGCATCATCTCTGTGAATTAACTGAGCTGCTAAAATCTGGGAAGAGAAATCTTTCAATGTACCCATCTTCTCAGGAACCCTCTTTTATTAACATCACCTGCCAG GTTCCTCTTGGATTGTTCTCACCACAGACAGTGAGGGCTTTGTGCCGCTGA